In Clostridiales bacterium, the genomic stretch TATGGGTGAAGCCGGTTCCGCGCCTACCGACGGCGAAATCAACCTTGTGCTCAACGAGATAGTTTCGCTTAGAGATGAAGTATTCGCGTTCAAGGACGAGGTACTCGGTGCGGCGTCGAACGGCGAAGAGATCCCGCAGGACGGCGAAGAAGCTGAGGGCGAGATCGCTGTTGACGGCAACGACGATTTCAATGTAATACTCGACGAGCTCACCGCACTCCGTGCCGATCAAACGGCGCTCAGCGGCAACGTCGACGAGCTTAAAGACCTTATCAGCCGCAGAACGACCATCGGCGCAGCCGAGGGCGAGGAAGGCGAGGGCGGTGCTTCGGCGGAGCTCGACGTAGTGCTCGACGAGATAATCAATCTCAAAAACGATATTTCTCGCATAGAAGAACTCGTCGGTGAGGACAGACTGTCCGCAGTCGCCGAGCAGGTAGAGGAGATCCGCGCGCTGCTCGAAGAACGCGGCGGCGCAGCGACCGAAGCGACCGAGGACGGTGAAGCTTATGCTTATGCCGAGCAGGACGGCGGAGCTATCGACCTCACGCCTATAATGGAGCAGTTCGATAACATCAACGCCGCGCTCGACGAGTTGCGCCTTAACCGCGAAACACCGATCGGTGACGAGGACGCGACGGTAGGCGCAATGACGCTCACCGAACGGTTCGACGAACTGCATAACGAAATATACGATATCAAGCTCGCTATCGACGACATCGCGGACAGCGCGATCGCTTCCCGCGAGGAAGCTCAAGCGCAAGAGCCTACGTTTACGGGCGATGCGGATATGGACGCGCTCCGCGCCGAGATAGAAGCATTGCGCGCAGAGAACGAACAACTCCGTTCCGAGAGCTACGAAGGGCTCCGTGCCGAGCTTACCGAGCTCAAAGACGCAGTGCGCGATATGGCGCTTTCTTCTGCGCCTACGACCGACGAAAACGGCGATACTTCTTACGCCGCGCTTATCGATGAGATCCGCGCGCTTCGCGATGAAGTCGCTATGACCAAGACCTACGGTCAGGCTCCCACGCTTGAAGAAACTGTGCAGGCGATCCGCGAGGCGCTCGCGAGCGAACAGGCGGAAGCTGTTCCGCAGAGCGGGCTTGCCGAAGAACTCGGCGAGATCCGCGACGAGATTGCACAGCTCCGTTCGCTTACCACCGTATCGGCGGAGAACGGTGGCGTAGCGGAAGTTGCGGCTATCCGTGACGAGATCGCAGAGCTTCGCGAAATGCTTGCTTCGACCGACAACCTTGCCGGCGTGAGCGAGGACCTTGCGACGATCAAGACAGACGTGCAAGCGCTCAAAGAAGAACCCGATCTCGGCGTAATGAGCGAGATACTCGCACTTCGCGACGAGTTCCAGGCACTGCGCGAGCAAATAGAAGAAGTCAAGCACGTAGCAGAAAAGACCGACAAGTCGAGTGATGAACAGCTTTTGGTCGAGGTCCAATCGCTCCGCGATCAGTTGTTCGCTATCAGCATGGCTAACATCAACGATCCTAATTCGGGCGAGTCTAACTACGAGAGCTACAACAATATCATACTTGACGAGCTCGGCTCGCTGCGCGACCATGTAACGGCAGTCGGTTCGTCGAGCGACCTCGATGCTATCACCGAGCAGTTCAACGACTTGAAAGCTACGATCGAAGCGAACGCCGAAGCGGTCGACACCATTAACGATCGTATCGATGCGTTGGGCGACCGCGTGACCGAGCTTGACAGCGCGGGTGCATCGTCCAGGATACTCGAAGAACTCGACAGTATTCGCACCGACATGGCTAATCAGCGCGACGCGGATATGACTTCGCTCAACTTCATGTCGGAGATGGCGAAGCTTCTCGAACGCCAGAACCAGTATCTGAGCGAGAACGTCAATACCAATATCAGCGACGAGCTCGAAAGCCTTAAAGCCGAAATCGCTTCGTCTGACGCGGTTGCCGAAGAGGTAGCCAAGTTGCGCGAAGTTATGGTCCAGTCGGGCAGTGCAGCGGATAACGACAGTATCCTTGCCGAACTTGCCGACCTTCGCGAAGAACTCAGCCGCGAAAAACCGAGCAAGGAGAACGCGTTGATACTCGACGCTATATCCAGGCTCCGCGACGAGATAACCGTGCTTGCGGAACGCGAGGAAGCGCGCGACATCAGTTCGGATGCGGGCTTATCGGATAGCCTTTCCGATCTAAAAGAGCAACTTAACGAGATAGCGGGCATAGTCGAGCCTGCGGCAGCAAAACCTGCGGCACCTAAGCCCGCAGCGGCAAAATCCGCCGCTAAGCGCGGAAGAAAGCCCGGCTCGGGCAGTGGCGCTAAGTCGGGTGCGAAAAAGTCGTCCGCAAGCGGCGCTAAGAAATCGACTTCGAGCAAGCCCCGCGCCAAAAAGCCGACGGTAGTCGAGCAACCGCCCGTAGTAGACGAGTTCGATGACGTGAACGATACGGCGGTCGCGCACAGCGACGTTATCACCGAGCAGATCCTGACGCCCGCGTCGCGCTACGAGACTGACTTCGACGCGATAATCGACGAACAGGCGAGCAAGCTTGGCGGCGACGGCGAGTACGGGCTCGATCCCACAATGACGACTACCGACGCCATGGATATGGCGGATAAGCTCGCTAAGCAGGTCGCTAACAAGCTTATAATGGAACAGCTTGTCGAACAGCTCGGCGACGGCGGCGTAAGCGAGGACCGCGTTGACGAGATTTTGCGCGATATCTTGCCGCAAGAGTTCACTACGATCGCTGAAACCGAAGCGTCCGATAAGGTGCGTAGACTCGCTAACCAGCTCGTTCTCGATAAGCTCAGAAGCCGCTTGAACGGCAAGAAGCCCGGTCGCGACGATGACTAGTAGTTGTGTTTCCTTACTTCTTTTGAAAAAGAAGTAAGCAAGAAAACTTTAAGTTTTAGAATGCGTGGTAGAAATACCGCGCATTTCTTTTTGTGTGGAAAAGTAAAACAAACAACAGCCTTCCCCAAATGGGGAAGGTGGCGGCGAGGAACGAGCCGACGGATGAGGGCTCTGCTAAATTTTGTCGTTATCAGCCTTCCCCTCAGGGGGAAGGTGTCACGAAGTGACGTCGGTGAACAATTGTAACCTTATAATTAACACGCTTGTCGATACGCTGTCATATACTAAAAAAGATTGTATAGGATGGAAAAGCGTATGCAAAAACTTGTTATCGACGGCGGAAAGCAATTAAGCGGCGAGGTGACCGTGCAGACCGCAAAGAACGCGGCGCTGCCCATAATCGCGGCGTGTATTCTCACTGAGGACACCGTTACTATAAAGAACTGTCCGCATTTGCGCGACATCGACGCCATGCTCGACATTATGCGGCATTTGGGCTGTTTTGCCGAGTTCTACGGCGACGATTTGACCGTGTGTTGTAAAGATATCGCGCTAAACGTCATAAATTCGGATCTAACGGGCAAATTGCGCTCGTCGATATTCATACTGGGCTCGATTCTTTCGCGGTGCAGACGCGCGTATATAAGCCATCCGGGCGGGTGCGAGATAGGACTTAGACCTATAGATTTACATATTGCGGGACTGAAAGGTTTGTCGGTCGATATTATCGACGATTGCGGAGTTATATGCTGTGACGGCTCGCAAATGTCGAGCGCGGTCATCAATCTCGACTTCGCGTCGGTGGGCGCGACCGAAAACCTAATGATGGCGGGCGCACTTTTGGACGGCGAAACGGTTATCGTCAATGCCGCGCGCGAGCCGGAGATCGTCGACCTTGCCAACTTTATAAACGCTATGGGCGGACAGGTGAGCGGCGCGGGCGGCTCGGTCATTAAGATAGAAGGCGTAAAAAAGCTTCACGGCTGTACCTACCGCCCCATGCCCGATCGTATTTGCGCCGGCACGGTGCTTGCCGCCGTCGGCGCGACGGGTGGGAACGTGATAGTGAATAATATAGTGCCCGAACATATTTTGGGAATAACCGAGCGGTTAAAGAAAACGGGCGCAAGGCTCAATTTCCGCGGCGGCTCGGTGCGCATTACCTCAGACGGCAGACCCAAGCCCATACATAAACTCGAAACCAACGTATATCCCGCGTTCCCGACCGATATGCAGCCGCAGTTTTGCGCCATGCTGTTAAAGTCGAGCGGCAGCTCGGTAATAGTCGAAAATCTATTCGAAAATCGGTTCGGCTATACCAACGAGCTGCTTAAAATGGGCGCGAGCATAACCGTAAAGGACAGAATAGCCGTGATAAACGGCGTAAAAGAATTGCACGGCGCAGTGCTTAAAGCGTGCGATCTTCGCGGCGGCGCAGCGCTCGTCATTGCCGCGCTCATGGCGGACGGCAGATCTGTCGTCCACGGAGTAGAGCATATAGACAGGGGATACGAAAGTATTGAAACGACCTTCTCCGCACTCGGCGCGGATATTAAGCGAAGAATAGAATAGTAGTTAGATAATAATTATTAATATATTTTGAAATGCATCATAAAGTTTTGTGCAAACTTTGAGGTGCATTTCATTTATTGTATGTTCTTTTTAATGAGATTCTTCGCTTACGCTCAGAAAAACGGGTAGAATGGCGTTAAGTTATTTATAATGTAATGAAATTACTCGGGTGTAAAGTAAAACATACCACTCAATTCCACACCCGACACTAAAAGTTTCTTGCTTACTTCTTTTCAAAGAAGTAAGGGAAACACTTGATTTTTATATTTGCGTTTGATATAATTTATGTGTATGCGTAATAAGAGGCTTATCGTATTATTATCGGTGGTGCTGGCGCTTATCGTCATTATCGTGGCGACGGGAGCTACTTTTCTTGTGCGCAACGTGGAAGCTTATAATTATTACGGGTATACCGACGGCGGGCTGGATTACGACAGCTACGTGATCGAAGCCGCGGATATCAAGCGTAACAGTTCTATTTTCTTCGTAGACGAGGAAGAAGTCAAAAACAAGGTAGAGCGCGCGTTCCCTAACGTCGGGGTGATCAACGTGGAGCGCAAGTTCCCCGACCGAGTGTCCGTAAACTACGTGGTGTACGAACGAATGTTCCAGTACGAGAACGACGGGCGGTATTACCGTTGCTATTCGTCCTGCCGCATAGGCGAGAGCAGCGCGGAAGCCGCGGGCGACGTTTTCAATGTTAAGACGAACAACCCGACGGCGACGGCGGTCGGCGCGTATTTCCAGTCCGCGGGCAGCTACGACCGCAAGATAATCGAGACGTACATATCGGTCATGCGCAACAAGGGGCTTATCGACAGGCAGATTTCGAGTCACGTTCGGTTTATCGATCTTACGCGCGAGGGGTACGTTTATATCCGTATGAGCTCAGGCTGTTCGATCGAGATACACGGTAGTGTGGATGATTTTGCGAAGTTCCTCGAACGCGGGTTCGATATTTTCGCCGACACGAAGGCCGAGATAAACAAGATTTCGGGGCTTATACGCGTTTGGGAATACAAGGGCGGCGACGGCGATATGCGGAGCTCGTACACGGCGGTCGGCGCGGAGATAGGCAAGCGCGAGGACGGGAGTATCAAATACTATTCCGACGAGCTTTACTACTTAGAGAACTACGGCGAGAATGCCTAAAACTGTTTTCGGTATGTTTTACCGAGAACTTGACAAACGTTTGCACGTGGTGTACAATAGACATTGGTAGGTCAATAGAGGTTTGAATTGAAACAGAGCGTTGCGATATTGGATTTCGGCACGAGCAAGATAACTGTCTTGATCGGTAGTCGCGGGATAAACAACTCGATCTGCATCGACGGAATCGGGGTGTGTGAGTATGCCGGTTTTTCGGGCGGGGTGTGGCTCGATCCCGAGCGGTTGCAGAGCGCGATCGTGTCGGCGATTTCGAGCGCGGAAAACAGCGCGCGCGTTACGGTGGACAAGCTGTACGTGGGCGTGCCCAACGATTTCTCGACCTGCGTAGTGAACGACGTATCCATTTCGCTCAACCGCCGCAGGCGCGTGACCGAGCAGGACGTAGAGGTTCTTCTCGACAGCGGTAACAAGTACAAAGCCGATCTCGATTGGTCGGTCATTAATATTCAAGCGGTGCATTTCTCGCTTGACGACGAGCACAAGCTCGTTGCGCCCGTAGGGCTCATGTCGACGCGGCTTTCGGGCAGTATTTCATATATGCTCGCCAAGCGCGAGTTTATCGATATCGTGACGACGGCGGTGAACAGCGCGGACGTGCCCGAGGTAGAATACGTATCGGCGTCGCTCGCCGAGATATTGTTCCTGTTCGACGATTACACGCGCGATAAGTGCGTTATGCTCGCCGATATCGGCGCTTTGGGCACTGCGCTCACGATCGGGCGCGGCGACGGACTGTGCCGGCAGTATTACTTTTCGTGGGGCGGCGCGCGCATAACGGCGGCGCTTGCCGAATTGTTCGACATTTCCATGCGCGAGGCGGAGCGGCTCAAACACAAAGTGGTGCTCTCGCTCGAACCCGACTACGTTCCGCCCGAGAACGATCCGTCGGTGATCATGCAAACGACATATAACGTTGAGATCGATAACGAGGTGCATTCTTACGGCGTGACCGACGTTAATAACGCGGTGAGGCTTGAAATAGAGCGGCTCGCAAGGTATATCGAAAAAGCGCTCAAAGGCTGTGATTACGAATATCCGGAGTTCGTTCCGCTCTCGATAACGGGCGGCGGGCTCAATTATATACGCGGGGCAAGCGAGTATTTGTCGGAATGCCTGCACCGCGAAGTCGTGGCGGTCAAGCCGCAATTACCCACGCTTACGCGCCCGCAGCTGTCTGCGCCGCTCGGGCTTATGGATATGGTTTTGTCCAATACAGATACGAGCATTAGCATGATCGGCAAGATCAAGCGTTGGTTTAAGAGATAGGTTCCAGGAAAGGAGATAGGTAGATATGGCTACTTTTGAAAGCATACGAAACAGCAACGGCATGAACGCGGAAGAGCAGTCGACTTCGCCCGTTAAGATCGTTATAGTCGGCGTGGGCGGCGGCGGCAGTAACGCCGTCGATAATATGATCGAAGCGCACGTCAATGTCGATCAGTTCATGGCAATCAATACCGACCGTCAGGCGTTGCGTATCAGTAAAGCGAAAAAGCGCGTTCAGATCGGCTCGAACATAACCAAGGGCTACGGCGCGGGCGCTAACCCCGAAAAGGGCAGGCTTGCCGCCGAGGAATGCCGCGAAACGCTCAAAGGGCTTATCAACGACATGGATCTCGTGTTCATTACCGCAGGCATGGGCGGCGGTACGGGCACGGGCGCCGCGCCTATCGTTGCCGAGATCGCGCACAGCCTTGGCAAGCTCACGATTGCGTTCGTTACTACGCCGTTCAAGTTCGAGGGCGAGATTCGTATGCGCAATGCGCAAATGGGTATTGCCAAGCTCCGCGAGCACGTTGATTCGATCATCATTGTGCCTAACGAGAAGCTTGCGACCTTTGCCAAGGACATGACCACGCAGGAAGCGTTCAAGTACGCCGACGATATTCTTCGTCAGGGCGTGCAGGCGCTTACCGATCTTATAGCCAACCCCGGACGTATCAACGTCGACTTTGCCGATATCCGCACCGTGCTTGAACAGGGCGGCGATTCCATTATGGGCATTGGGCGTGCGAGCGGTCAGAACCGTGCCGTCGACGCCGTCAAGAAAGCCGTCAATAACGCCGTGCTCGATACCTCTATCGAGGGCGCGACCCGCGCTATCGTCAACGTTGAGGGCAGGGAGATCAAGATGGACGAGGTGTCGCAGGCGGTCGAGCTCGTTCGCGATATCTGCGCGCCCGACGCGAATATCATATTCGGGCACGCGATTGTTCCCGCGCTCAAAGACGAGATACAGGTCACTATCGTTGCTACCGGGTTCAAGAAGGGCGGACCTTCCGCGCCTGCGCAGCGCACTCAGCAGCAGCCGCTTATCCAGCCGCAAAACCGTGGCGGATATCCCGTACAACAGAATCCGTACGGCAATCAGGGCGGATACCCGAACAACGGCGGTTACCAGAACGGTGGATACCAAAATAACGGCGGTTATCCCATTGGTAATAACGGCTATCCTCAACAGCAACAGCAACCGCAGCAGCCGCAGGGCGTACCGCAGCAACAGACATTCTTTAACTATCCGCCGCAGGGCACGCCGCAGCCGCAACATCCGCCGCGCCGTAACGACGGGAACGGCTACGTCGGGCTTGACGACGACAGCGATACTTCGTGGCTGAGCAAGCTTAATAAACGTAAGTAATTTTTCTTCCTTTTTTGTGAACAAAAAGGAAGCGAAAAAAACTTTAAGCAAAAATAACGAAAGAGTGGTTAATCTTAGCCACTCTTTTTGTGGTATGTGGAAAATTTAAACGAACGATAGCCTTCCCCCTGAGGGGAAGGCAAGAATACGGATATTAATAAAAAGAATGGTTAAGTTCAACCACTCTTTTTGTATTTAACGTAAAAGTTTTCTTTGCTTCTTTCTTGTTCACAAGAAAGAAGTTAAAACATAAGCTTGTCGCGGAGCTCGCCGAGGTACCAGCTCGGTCCTTCCATGATAATACGGTCAAACTTGGGTTTGAGCTTTTCGGTGATATTCAGCGCGTAGCAGAACGGCAGTATATCGTAATAATAATGCGGGTTTTCTTCGACGAGCAGTTCGAGCCGCGCTATCTCGGCTTCGAGCAGGAAGGTCTTGAACGAAGCTATCCTGCCGTACACCGCTATTTCTTTTTTGGTACGTATATCGATTTTCCGCGCTATAATATTCACGACCACGCAAACAACGAACGCCGCGGCGAGAAGAAATTTTGTATCGAACCCCTGTGCAAACC encodes the following:
- the ftsZ gene encoding cell division protein FtsZ — its product is MATFESIRNSNGMNAEEQSTSPVKIVIVGVGGGGSNAVDNMIEAHVNVDQFMAINTDRQALRISKAKKRVQIGSNITKGYGAGANPEKGRLAAEECRETLKGLINDMDLVFITAGMGGGTGTGAAPIVAEIAHSLGKLTIAFVTTPFKFEGEIRMRNAQMGIAKLREHVDSIIIVPNEKLATFAKDMTTQEAFKYADDILRQGVQALTDLIANPGRINVDFADIRTVLEQGGDSIMGIGRASGQNRAVDAVKKAVNNAVLDTSIEGATRAIVNVEGREIKMDEVSQAVELVRDICAPDANIIFGHAIVPALKDEIQVTIVATGFKKGGPSAPAQRTQQQPLIQPQNRGGYPVQQNPYGNQGGYPNNGGYQNGGYQNNGGYPIGNNGYPQQQQQPQQPQGVPQQQTFFNYPPQGTPQPQHPPRRNDGNGYVGLDDDSDTSWLSKLNKRK
- a CDS encoding FtsQ-type POTRA domain-containing protein → MRNKRLIVLLSVVLALIVIIVATGATFLVRNVEAYNYYGYTDGGLDYDSYVIEAADIKRNSSIFFVDEEEVKNKVERAFPNVGVINVERKFPDRVSVNYVVYERMFQYENDGRYYRCYSSCRIGESSAEAAGDVFNVKTNNPTATAVGAYFQSAGSYDRKIIETYISVMRNKGLIDRQISSHVRFIDLTREGYVYIRMSSGCSIEIHGSVDDFAKFLERGFDIFADTKAEINKISGLIRVWEYKGGDGDMRSSYTAVGAEIGKREDGSIKYYSDELYYLENYGENA
- the murA gene encoding UDP-N-acetylglucosamine 1-carboxyvinyltransferase, producing MQKLVIDGGKQLSGEVTVQTAKNAALPIIAACILTEDTVTIKNCPHLRDIDAMLDIMRHLGCFAEFYGDDLTVCCKDIALNVINSDLTGKLRSSIFILGSILSRCRRAYISHPGGCEIGLRPIDLHIAGLKGLSVDIIDDCGVICCDGSQMSSAVINLDFASVGATENLMMAGALLDGETVIVNAAREPEIVDLANFINAMGGQVSGAGGSVIKIEGVKKLHGCTYRPMPDRICAGTVLAAVGATGGNVIVNNIVPEHILGITERLKKTGARLNFRGGSVRITSDGRPKPIHKLETNVYPAFPTDMQPQFCAMLLKSSGSSVIVENLFENRFGYTNELLKMGASITVKDRIAVINGVKELHGAVLKACDLRGGAALVIAALMADGRSVVHGVEHIDRGYESIETTFSALGADIKRRIE